The genomic stretch ACGTAAATGGCAAGTTCTGCCCCGATTCAGGTCCGGCCAGCGGCAGCCTGCCGGGTGACTTCATCGAAAATCAGAACTGGCGCGCGAGTGCTCCCGGCGACCCGACTGACCCGGTCATCCAACCAGACATGCACCCCATGCAGACGCACGAGACAGTCTTCGGAGCTGACTGGGAACTAAGTCCGACGCTCGCCTTCGAGTCCCGCTATGCGCGTAAGCGCCTCGATTGGACCATCGAAGACATGTCGGTGGATGACAACCAGTACTACATCGGCAATCCCGGTTCGGCATACAGTCAGCTGTTACACCGGCCTCTACCGAACGCGGGTTTCACAACCGCTGTTTGCCCAAGCTGCCCAAACCTACCCAAAGCCCAGCGCGATTACGACGGAGTTGAATTCCGTCTGATCAAACGCGGCGGCGGTAATTGGGGCGGACAGGCTGCGTATACCTACAGCCGGTTGTACGGAAACTATCCTGGATTGAGCGACACCTACTTCCTCGATGGTGGCGGAGGTCGTCATGAACCCAACAACAACCGCGCCTTCGACCTGCCGCAGATGCTGTTCGACGCCCACGGAAAACCGGTGGGAGGACCGCTGCCGACGGATCGTCCAAATGTATTCTCCGGATACGGATACTATCGTCTGAAGTGGCTCGGTCAGGAAACGAATTTCGGCCTTGTACAAGAGTTTGGTCAAGGAACTCCGCAGAGCACCTGTCTGCCGACGGTGGACAGCCAGTCGAGTTGCATGTTTGTGGAAGGTCAGGGGAACTGGGTGAATTTCCACCAGGATCCGGCGACCGGAGACATCGTGCGCGACAGCATTACGCAAGGCAAGCGCACGCCTTGGCTCATGCAATCGGACCTGAGCCTTTCTCAAGAGTTTCATGTTAGCAAGTCAAATGAAAATCTGAGGCTGCAGTTCCGTGCTGATGTCTTCAACATCCTCAATCAGCATGCTCCGCTGGCTCTGTACAACAGCCCTCTGGCGACCGGAGTTACGACACAACAGTCTGCGGCGGATCCCGGCTGGGACTACCTGAGCCTGATGACCAACTTCGATTACATGAGCCTGATGAACAACAAAACCACGACGGTGAACTCCAAGGGCCAGCTTGTCTACGGTGGACCGAACGTGAACGGTGCCCCTAACACCTTGGCTTCACGTTATGGCCAACCGATCATCTACCAGAACGCGCGCAATATGCGTCTGCAGATGAGGTTCATCTTCTAGTTCTACAATCCGCAGTGTTGAGGGCCGCGAAACCGGCCCTCCTTTTTTTTGCATGAAAATGTCTTAAAGCTGTCGACGCTAAGTGCTTCCTGGCCGCCACGATGAAAGCCCAGTTCCAACTTTGTCTCCAGAAGATGCATTCCACAGTGAGATCAGAAATTCGTTCCTCTTTTCGCTTAAATCTTCCAAAAGGCGAGTCTCACCACTAGTTCTACCGGCAAAAATTCACACGGTCCTTTCCTCTAAGTGCAAATTTTTCTCTCTGGATACCTTGTGGAAAACAGGAATGTTCCTGCGCATTCAGCAACTTACAAGTTGGCCGGATAACTGCAGCGATAGTCGTGCTGTTTGGAGGCTGAGCTTGTTCCAGGAAAGTCCGAGATCCCTCGACATCATGCGGCATCACCTGCCCGAGCAGCGCCGGGAATCCCGGCTGCACAACCCGCTGTCGGCGACCGTTTCCCCCATCAATCAGCCTAACGAGCTGCAAGTCGCCGCATTGCGCGATATGAATACCCTGGGAGCGTTCTTTTACAGCGAGATGCAGGCGGAAATCGGTGAAGGTCTGTCCCTGCAATTGGTTCTGCCTGACTCCGGCGATGGTCGCCAACTGAAGATCTCATGCGAAGGCGAAGTCGTTCGCGTCGAGCCTGGATATGACGGAGTGGCCAGCGGATTTGCCGTCCGGTTCAGCCGCTACGACATTTCCTGGGTGCACTAAAGAAATTTCGTGATTTCCTGATTTCGCGATTTATTGAGTCTCCGCTCGTCCAGCCTCTTGGTCCCCGGCCCTGATTCAGTCCGCATACGTATTCATTGCCAGTCTGGTGCGCGAAGCGATTCCAATCGCGAAATCACGAAATTACGAATTACCAATGAACCTGCCGCAACATTTCTGCTGCTAAGCCGTTCAATCCATTGGGTTCAGAATTCCTGATCCTTTGTGTCAGCTTGTTCGTATATTTCCTCATGGAGGTCCTATGCGGCCAAAACTAACGCTTGCAGCCTGTGCGATTTTGGCGCTCGTGCTCATAACGTTTCTCTCCGCGCAGCAGCAGGAGCGCTCACAGCCGGCAGCGCACGACATGTCTTCAATGGATGGGATGGACATGGAACACGATCACGACTCGGGCGCACAGGGAATGAACGCCGCCACGCAAATGATGAGCTCGCACCACATGGACATGGGACCGCACATGAAGATGACCGAGCTGCGTCCGATCCAGAATGGAGATCAGCGGCGTGCAGCGCAAGTCGTGGACGAAGCGCGCGAGGTAATGCAGAAATATCAGGATTACCACACCGCCCTGAACGACGGCTTCAAGATCTTCCTGCCCAACGTCCCGCAGAAGCAGTATCACTTCACCAACAATCGTTACGCATTTGAAGCCGCATTCCGCTTCAATCCCGAACACCCGACTTCCCTGCTCTATGACAAAACTCCCGATGGCTACAAGCTCGCTGGCGTGATGTACACGGCGCCTGCGAGGGACAGTGAAGACGAACTAAATGACCGCATCCCTCTTAGCGTTGCGCACTGGCATCAGCACGTAAATTTCTGCTTCCCGCCAAAAGATCGCAGCGCCGAGATGTGGCAGAAGAATCCCAAATTCGGAATGGCAGGCTCGATCTCCACAAAAGAGGCATGCGAGGCAGCGGGCGGGAAGTTCGTGCCGCGCGTCTTCGGCTGGATGGTGCATGTGTATCCGAACGATAAAGATGTGTGGGGCATGGGACCGGGTATGCACCACGATTGACCACGCATCATGAGTGAGGGGCGTGCCGGATTTTTTAGCTCTTCCTAACCGTATAATGAGCTCAATCCATGATTCCCACCGAGATCATCTTCGATGTACAGGAATCTCCCGAGGGAGGCTACGAAGCACGCGCACTCGGATTTCCGATATTCACAGAGGCAGATTCCCTCGATGAACTCAAAACGATGCTCCGCGATGCGGTGCTCTGCCATTTCGGGGACAATGAAAAACCTGGCGTAATTCGTTTGCACATGGTCAAGGATGAGGTCATTTCGGTTTGAAAGTTCCCGTGACCTCGGCGGTGAACAACTTTCCCGACTTCTTAGAAAGTACGGCTACGTCACAACACGTCAAACCGGCAGCCATATCCGCCTGACCTCCACTCGCATGGGCTCCGAACACCACATCACTGTGCCCGCTCACCGAAGCCTGAAGATCGGGACATTGTCCGGGATACTCGGCGGTGTTGCCGACTATTTGGGCGTCAGCCGCGAAGAGGTATCACGGAATCTCTTCGGAAGCTGAAAACACGTCCGCAGCCGCCCCCGCCGTCCTCGCCTGCTAAAATAATGAGTTCGCCGCGTCCTCGCGGCTACTCCAGCCCGCCTCGGCAGGCATTCACCAGTTCAGCAAGGAGACTTTTCTGCATGGCGATTCCAGCCACACAGTTGCGTCCGGGCATGATCATCAAGCACAACAATGATCTGCACTCGGTGTTCAGCGTTGAGCACCGTACCCCGGGCAATCTGCGCGCGTTCATTCAGGCCAAGCTGCGCAATCTGCGCACCGGAGCGATGTTCGAGCACCGCTTCCGCTCGCCCGATCCCATCGACAAGATCGTCGTCGATGAAGTCGATATGGAGTTCCTCTATAGCGACGGCGACGATTTCTACTTCATGAACACGGAAACCTACGAGCAAACGCACCTGAAGCGCGACACACTCGGGGATGCCGTCGAGTACCTGACGCCAAATCTGCAAATCAAAGTCGAGTTCTACGACAGCAAGCCGGTAGGAATTGAACTGCCGCAAACAGTAGAACTCACGGTGGTCGAAACCGAACCGGGACTCAAAAGCGCCACAGCCAGCAGCGTGACAAAGCCAGCAAAGCTGGAAACCGGGCTGGTAGTCCAAGTGCCGCCGTTCATCAACGAAGGCGAAAAGATTCGAGTAGATACGGCCGAAGGCGCGTATTTGTCCAGAGCGTGAAAACAAGCTGCTGGCTGCTAGCTTCTAGCTGCTAGCTTCTGTTGTTACAACGCGGAGTTCCGGCTTCCAGCCAGTTCTGCCAAAGACGTGAAATCCGCGGCGAAGCATCCGCGCAATCGGTGCGGTTTTGATTTTGGTTTAGCCAGTAGCTAGCAGCTAGTAGCCAGCAGCTTCCCTATGACTCGTCGCTACATCATCACGGGACGCGTTCAAGGCGTAGGCTTTCGCTGGTTTGTGGAACGCGAAGCCCGCGCCATCGGCATTGGCGGATGGGTGCGCAATAACGAAGATGGCGCCGTCGAGGTCCTCGCCAGCGGCAGCGATGAGCAGCTTGCGCGGTTGCGGAAGGCGCTCGACAGCGGACCGCGAGCGGCGCGCGTCGATGAAGTGCAGGAATTTGAAGAAGAGCAGCAAGCAAGGGAAACATCATTCCGCATCGAAGGAGCCTGGTAAATGAGCCCCTCTCCCGGAAGGTCCACGTCAAAGTCGCAACCAATCAACTGCGATCATCTCAAGAAGCTGATCCGCGAAGTTCCTGATTTTCCTAAACCGGGAATTCTCTTTTATGACATCACAACGCTGCTCAAAGACAAGGTCGGCTTTGCCACGCTGATCGATGCACTCTCAGCGCACTACATGGAGAAAGACATCGATCTCGTTTTGGGAATCGAGGCGCGGGGCTTCATTTTCGGCCCAGCTCTGGCTTATCGACTGAATGCTGGCTTCGTGCCAGTCCGCAAACCCAAGAAGCTGCCAGCCGAGACCGCAAAGGTGACATATCAGCTCGAATACGGCAGCGACTCGCTCGAGATGCACAAAGACGCAGTCCGCCGCGGCCAGCGCGTGATCATCGTAGATGATCTTCTTGCTACCGGCGGAACCTGCGCTGCGACGATTCAACTCGTAAAATCGTTAGGCGGCAACATCGCGGGCTTGGCGTTTGTAGTCGAGCTCGATTTCCTCAATGGCCGCGAGAAGCTGAAGGAATACGACGTCTTCTCGTTGCTGCATTACAGCTCCTGAGACTCTCGCTTTTTGTCATTCCGAACGGATGCGCACGCGCTGTTTGCGTGAGCAGGAGCGAGGAATCCCTACAAACTCCCATGCTGCGGGAGCAAGCGCGCGACGCTCCCTGTAACCTGTCCCCTGTTCCCTATCCCCTGCCTCGTAACATCCCCGTCTAAGATTATTTTTGTCATCATTCATGACAGCCATGGCATTTATGGTGGAAGGCGAAGTTCCTGGCTGTCCGTTCCCCGCGGCCGGTTCGAGTACAGGAGAAGATGCCGACCAAAGGAAAGGTAAAGATCTGGACTGAGCCCCGCAAACCGCGTCCTCCAAAATTCTTCTTGAGCAATCGCGAGCAGAAGGATGGAGAAACGCTTCGCATTCAACAATGGCTCGATCTAGCCGACATCGCCCTCGAACAAACGGGGGAAGAAGACAATCCCGCGGAGTTCCCGTTCAAACGCGGAGCCTAGCAGCCCTCCCAACCGCCTCTCCGTCCTAAGCCCGCCGCCAGCGGGCTTTTTCTCGTCATAGATGTAGCGACTTTTTGGCCCAATTGGTGCCAAGACAAATGCAGGCGGGAGCAACTCGGTTCGGGAGCTGCTGGTTCTAAGTGTCTAGGCCATATGTCAGTAACCGGATCGAACATCTGCAAGTTCTCATTGGTGTCTTTTTTTCTTTTTCTTCTGAGCTTCACCCCCGGATGTGGGCGAGGCCTGGTTGCCGGATCGCTACAGCCCGCCGGACCGCCATCGATCGGCAGCTTTACTGCCGCAGCCACGTCCATCACCGCGGGACAGAGCACCACACTGAATTGGGCGACCACCGGCGCGACTGCAGTAACAATCGACAACGGGGTCGGAACCGTTGCTGCCTCCGGATCTGCCACCGTTTCACCGACGCAAACGACGACTTACACGCTAACTGCCACGGGCAGCGGAGGCAGCAGCTCTGCTCATGTCACCGTCACCGTGAATCAGCCCAAGCCGACGGTCACGATTACCGTCAACCCAACCGGCGTGAGCCCCGGACAAAGCTCGACACTGACAGTGACTGCGACTAATGCCTCCGAGGTGGGAGTTGTCTGCAGCGATAGCGACGGCACTCAGGAATTCACCAGCACCCTGCCCGGAACCGGCGGCACTCTGTCGGTCACTCCCAAGAACACGGTTACGTGCGTCGCTACAGCGACAGGGGCAGATAACCAAACGGCGACAGCATCTGTGCAGGTGACGGTGAAAGATGTGCACCAGATCAACCACGTCATCTTCCTCATGCAGGAGAACCGCAGCTTCGACAATTACTTTGGCATGCTCAATCCCTATCGCAAGAGCCACGGCTTTGAAATAGGAGACGATGGCAAACAATATGACGTCGATGGAATTGAAGATAAGCTGAATAAATTCCCAAATCCGGACGACGAAGGGGACAACTTCAACCTCTTCAAGCTCAGCACTACGTGCGTGGATGATCTGTCCTCAGCCTGGCTGGAGAGCTATGGCGACGTGAATCGATTCGACTTCGCCCCTTCGCGCTCGATCCTGATGAACGGCTTCGTGCATATTGCCGAGGGTTTTGCCAAGAGCGGAGCGGGAACCGGCAAGTTCACCGATCTCAAAGGCCGTCGCGCGATGGGCTACTACGACCAGGATTTTCTTAACTACTACTACTTCATGGCATCGGAGTTTGCCTTGTCCGATCGCTGGTTCTCTCCAGTGGCCAGCAAGACCATTCCGAATCGCCTGGCGACGATGACCGGAGGCACCACGCAAGGCCTGGTTCGCGATCCGTCGAACGATGACCACGTCGGCGGACTGAGTATCGAAACTATTTTCCAGAAGCTCGACAACGCAGGCGTCTCCTGGAAGATTTACTACTCGGTTACTGCGGACGAATGTCCTGCCGACACCGATGAGTGTCAATCGAGCCACCCTGACAAATTTCCCGCAACGTCATTTTCATACTTCAACTACTCGGCGAGATATCTGTACGACAATCCAACGCACGCGGCGTGCAACGCTCCAACGCAGCCGTCCGGACAAGCCGTGGGCGATCCCAATAACGACTTCTGTATCGATCCAAATCATATTGCGCCGTTGTCACAATTCTTGACTGATATGAGCAATGGGACGCTGCCGGCCTTTGCCTACATTGAGCCCGGATATGGAATCAGCGATGAGCATCCCGGCTCCGGCGCCTCGATTCTCGTCGGACAGCGGGAGATGGCGAAGCTGATCAACGCATTCATGGCGAGCCCATCGTGGAGCGATTCCGTCTTCTTCCTTTCCTACGATGAAGGCGGCGGGCCGTTCGACCACGTTCCTCCGGTCCCCGGTCATACCAACGATTTCACCGACGCTACGTTGGGCGTAACTACCGACATCCGCAGCATTGCCGTGAATCCCGATCAGTTCAATCCCTGCCTCGGCGGCCCCGGCAATCTGCACTGTGATTTACAAAGCACCGATCCCGGAGCAAATCCCGGAGATGCTCCGGCGCAACAAGGATTCGCCGCACAGCTAGGTTTCCGCCTGCCGAACATCGTGATTTCTCCATTTACCAAGAAACACTATGTTGCCCACACACCGATGGATCACACCGCGATCATCAAGTTCGTGGAAGATCGATTCATTCACGATGGCAACTATCTGACCGCCCGCGATGCGGCCCAACCGAGCTTGAACGAGTTCTTCGATTTCGTGAACGTGCCCTGGAAGACTCCGCCCAGCCCGCCAACTCCGGCATCGACCAGCGCATGCCACCCGGCAGACCTGGGACCGTGAGTTGCTTGAGGAGAAGGTACTCGCTCTCTGACATTGTTTTCATGAATCCAGATTTTTCGGATGTGAGAACCGGAACAGAGACACCAATCGACGTCACCCCCGCGGGGATTGCCTGGATCACGACGACCCAGAGCCGAACCACTTTCTTTAGTGCCTAAGCATCAGATCGAGTGAGTTCTGAGTCTCCTGGGGTTAACGGTGCGAAATCGCTGTTCTCTGCTATTAATCACGATCTTCGGCGCCCTATTCTTGTTCGGCTGCGGTGAAAGCGGTCAACGGAGCAACACCATGACACCCGCTGCTGGACCTTCTGGCGGGGGATCGTCCCCGAATGGTGGTTCGGGTTCGGGATCGGGATCTGCAGGTGGATCGAGCAGCTCCGGTTCCGGGTCGGGACCAAGCAGCTCTGGCTCTGGCGGGTCCAGTCCAGCAGCGAGCGTGGATGCAGCGAGATTTATTTACGCGATTCAACCCTCTGGCAGCTCTATTAACGGCGGAGTTCTCCACGACGACGGCAGCGTGACCTCCATTTCAAGTGGGGACACCGACGACGGTACTGGCGCATTCACGACCGGTATTGCCGCCGACCGGCACGGACATTTCCTCTTCGTCTCTTCTTCGGGACCCGATGATCACGGATCGAGGCCACCGTCTGGAACTGCGTCTTTCATCATCAATCATTCAGATGGATCTTTGAGCCGGATGGCTCCCATACTGAACTTCACCGCCCCTATGGGCGCGGATCCGGGTGGGCTTTTCGTTTACATGATGGTTGCAGGCGGCTTGGACGTCTTTGCTGTAGACCAGCAAACTGGAGCGTTGCAACGCATTCCCGATTCGCCTTTTCCCGGTCCCACAAGCGGCGGTCCTCTCGTCAACAATGAGGGGTCTGAACTCTTTACTCAGTCCAACAACGCTATCGGCGCTTGGCGGCTCAACCCCCAGACCGGTGTTCCGAGCGTTGTACGCGGATCGCCTTTCTCCGTAGGAGAATCGAATTTCTCTTTAAGTGCGATTACTCCAGACGATCGGATGCTACTCATTTCTGCCTCGCAAAAAATAATAACGATGCACATCAACGACGATGGCAGCCTCACACGCCTCGCTTCCACGCCGCTGACTCTCGCCGAAGCAGGATCTTTCGCGATTGATCCGACACAGCGTTACGTTTATTTTTGTGCTCAAAGCGCCGGTCCCGGCTATTTAGAAGGTTACAAGCTCGAAAATAGCGGCCAATTAACACCGCTTCCCGGAACACCTTTTGACACCGGTAGCTGCTGGGCGCTAAATGCAAATCCTTCAGGTAAGTATCTTTATGCAATCGGCGGAGCCATCACATATCGTATCGACCAAAGCACCGGTGCACTTACTAAGATCAGTCAATCACGGGCGGCTTCTGGATTCGAGGCTGTGCTAACGCCGTAGTTCGGTGCCCGAATCATTGTTTGCTTCGCTCCTCGGAGGAGGCGCACCCTGTTCAAACACCCGTGAATTCCGCAGGATCAGACGCGATACGGTGCCTTGGCTTTCTGGCGGAGCAAGCCCCAAAAGATGCCGAATAACAAAGGGATCACGATCAACCACACCAGGTAAAAAATCCAATCAGACGGACCGGAGTGACCGGCCAGTTCCATATGCAGGATCGGCTCCAAGCGCCAAAATGCCGGCGTCAGCAGCATCGCGATCACCCAACCACTGGGCACGCCGATTAGCACCGCCAAAGCGCTCGCAAGGATGAGCCGCTTCAATCGAATCTCTCCATCTTGGTCATCAGATCGTTATGCGGACTCTATATGATCACTTGCATGTCTCCAGGACCTGCAATTAGAGAATTTGCACTCGAGTGGATTGAAGCATGGAACTCGCACGATCTTGACGCCATTATGTCGCACTACGACGACGAGGTCGTCCTGACCTCTCCAGTGGCGGCCAAGATATTGAATCGTCCATCCGGGAGGGTCGAAGGCAAGGTCGCGCTGCGCGAGTACTTCCGGCGCGGACTGCAAGCCTATCCGAACCTCAATTTTGAGTTGCTGGACGCAATGCGCGGCCTAAGCAGCATCGTCCTCTGCTACAGGAATCAGAGCGGTACAAGAACCGCAGAGTTTATGGAGCTGGGTGAGAACGGCAAGATCATCCGGGTGGTCGCAAACTACAGCACGTGACCCAAGTACCGCTTTTCCGGCTCCTCGATTGCCTGCCCTTCCTGGGTTTGATTAGGTCTATACCTGTCCTGTCGGAACTGTCGGCGAAGTTCGGCGCTCCTCACGCCGATATTCCCCTTAGAGGATCTCGTCTCGGCGCGAGCGCCGGGTGCCCCACCCTGTTCCCATACTGGAACACAGTATCATTCTCGAGAAGTCGGGTGCCCCACTCTCGCGTGCCGTTCGCGAGGGTGGGGTGTAACGTCAATCGCCTACCAACCTGGTCGCTTTCACCATCCGCAGCTTGGGGTTCGGGTGTAGTCCCTCGATCCAGACCACGCTCTTCTCGCCAAAATAGTAGGCTCGGAAACTGCTCCACCCCCATAATTCTGGCGACGGTACCAATCCTCGCTTTACTTGATTTCTGTGCATATAGCGCAGCTTCTCGATGATCTTTCTGCGAGTGTAGACGTTGAAGTCATAAAAGCGAGGCTGAAAGAAATGACGCTTCTTCTGCTTTCCATTTTCTTTCCACAAGCCGAGTTGATTCTGGCTCTTCCGTCGAGGCGGCAGCAGACGCTGACCTACCCTTTGTTTTAGAACCTGCAGCACCGTCGAAGGCGTCCCGATTTCAGGCTCACTGATCAAAACGTGAAAGTCCTCAGGCATGACCACATAGCCGACCACTTCAAAGCGATACTTCCGCCGAACCTGCTCGAAGATGCGGAGGAAGACATCGCGAGAACGCCCGCTTCCCAGAAGTGGCTGCCTTTTGTAGCAACTGCAGGTAACGAAATGAAGGTCATGATGACCGTAAATACGTTTCAGACGCGTGGGCACGGCGCGCCATTATAGACGTGCGGCACA from Terriglobales bacterium encodes the following:
- a CDS encoding adenine phosphoribosyltransferase, giving the protein MSPSPGRSTSKSQPINCDHLKKLIREVPDFPKPGILFYDITTLLKDKVGFATLIDALSAHYMEKDIDLVLGIEARGFIFGPALAYRLNAGFVPVRKPKKLPAETAKVTYQLEYGSDSLEMHKDAVRRGQRVIIVDDLLATGGTCAATIQLVKSLGGNIAGLAFVVELDFLNGREKLKEYDVFSLLHYSS
- a CDS encoding acylphosphatase, with the protein product MTRRYIITGRVQGVGFRWFVEREARAIGIGGWVRNNEDGAVEVLASGSDEQLARLRKALDSGPRAARVDEVQEFEEEQQARETSFRIEGAW
- a CDS encoding nuclear transport factor 2 family protein — its product is MSPGPAIREFALEWIEAWNSHDLDAIMSHYDDEVVLTSPVAAKILNRPSGRVEGKVALREYFRRGLQAYPNLNFELLDAMRGLSSIVLCYRNQSGTRTAEFMELGENGKIIRVVANYST
- a CDS encoding alkaline phosphatase family protein is translated as MSVTGSNICKFSLVSFFLFLLSFTPGCGRGLVAGSLQPAGPPSIGSFTAAATSITAGQSTTLNWATTGATAVTIDNGVGTVAASGSATVSPTQTTTYTLTATGSGGSSSAHVTVTVNQPKPTVTITVNPTGVSPGQSSTLTVTATNASEVGVVCSDSDGTQEFTSTLPGTGGTLSVTPKNTVTCVATATGADNQTATASVQVTVKDVHQINHVIFLMQENRSFDNYFGMLNPYRKSHGFEIGDDGKQYDVDGIEDKLNKFPNPDDEGDNFNLFKLSTTCVDDLSSAWLESYGDVNRFDFAPSRSILMNGFVHIAEGFAKSGAGTGKFTDLKGRRAMGYYDQDFLNYYYFMASEFALSDRWFSPVASKTIPNRLATMTGGTTQGLVRDPSNDDHVGGLSIETIFQKLDNAGVSWKIYYSVTADECPADTDECQSSHPDKFPATSFSYFNYSARYLYDNPTHAACNAPTQPSGQAVGDPNNDFCIDPNHIAPLSQFLTDMSNGTLPAFAYIEPGYGISDEHPGSGASILVGQREMAKLINAFMASPSWSDSVFFLSYDEGGGPFDHVPPVPGHTNDFTDATLGVTTDIRSIAVNPDQFNPCLGGPGNLHCDLQSTDPGANPGDAPAQQGFAAQLGFRLPNIVISPFTKKHYVAHTPMDHTAIIKFVEDRFIHDGNYLTARDAAQPSLNEFFDFVNVPWKTPPSPPTPASTSACHPADLGP
- a CDS encoding PilZ domain-containing protein, producing MRHHLPEQRRESRLHNPLSATVSPINQPNELQVAALRDMNTLGAFFYSEMQAEIGEGLSLQLVLPDSGDGRQLKISCEGEVVRVEPGYDGVASGFAVRFSRYDISWVH
- the efp gene encoding elongation factor P yields the protein MAIPATQLRPGMIIKHNNDLHSVFSVEHRTPGNLRAFIQAKLRNLRTGAMFEHRFRSPDPIDKIVVDEVDMEFLYSDGDDFYFMNTETYEQTHLKRDTLGDAVEYLTPNLQIKVEFYDSKPVGIELPQTVELTVVETEPGLKSATASSVTKPAKLETGLVVQVPPFINEGEKIRVDTAEGAYLSRA
- a CDS encoding 2-oxoisovalerate dehydrogenase → MIPTEIIFDVQESPEGGYEARALGFPIFTEADSLDELKTMLRDAVLCHFGDNEKPGVIRLHMVKDEVISV
- a CDS encoding transposase, with translation MPTRLKRIYGHHDLHFVTCSCYKRQPLLGSGRSRDVFLRIFEQVRRKYRFEVVGYVVMPEDFHVLISEPEIGTPSTVLQVLKQRVGQRLLPPRRKSQNQLGLWKENGKQKKRHFFQPRFYDFNVYTRRKIIEKLRYMHRNQVKRGLVPSPELWGWSSFRAYYFGEKSVVWIEGLHPNPKLRMVKATRLVGD